In Festucalex cinctus isolate MCC-2025b chromosome 5, RoL_Fcin_1.0, whole genome shotgun sequence, a single genomic region encodes these proteins:
- the gatc gene encoding glutamyl-tRNA(Gln) amidotransferase subunit C, mitochondrial: MLNTSTFCVSFGRMCRRVSQKVTSAKSSSQISYSLSKFCCGRCSRCCHVANGTRKFASQPHNSKVPAAATWEPIPEDQLPPPTRVEANLVDKLERLALVDFRTKEGLACLEKAIRFADQLHVVDTSGVEPMDSVLEDRVLYLRDDDVIEGNHAEKLLQLSKNTVEEYYVAPPGNIPLPKREERTAMMKHSEF, from the exons ATGCTAAACACGTCTACGTTTTGCGTCTCTTTCGGGCGAATGTGTCGTAGGGTATCACAGAAAGTTACTTCCGCTAAGTCGTCATCACAAATTAGCTACTCGCTGTCAAAGTTCTGCTGTGGAAGATGTTCTCGCTGCTGTCACGTCGCTAATGGGACGCGTAAGTTTGCTTCTCAACCACACAACTCGAAG GTGCCCGCAGCTGCAACTTGGGAGCCGATACCAGAGGACCAGCTGCCACCG ccAACTCGAGTCGAAGCCAACCTGGTGGACAAACTTGAGCGTCTGGCCTTGGTGGACTTCCGCACCAAAGAGGGACTGGCCTGTTTGGAGAAGGCCATCAGATTTGCAGATCAGCTTCATGTTGTTGATACCTCAGGAGTCGAGCCGATGGATTCGGTTCTGGAGGATAG GGTTTTATACTTGAGAGATGATGACGTCATCGAAGGCAACCATGCAGAAAAACTTCTGCAACTCTCCAAAAACACAGTGGAGGAATATTATGTGGCACCACCAG GAAATATTCCCTTACCAAAGAGGGAGGAGCGGACCGCCATGATGAAACACTCTGAATTCTGA
- the isg15 gene encoding ubiquitin-like protein ISG15, whose protein sequence is MEITITMLTGTSQTLTVHPHDTVRTLKNLIQTKFGIPAHTQKLILDGTGSHRTPLDDDDSTVSSCGLQAGSRVCLLVKESELFQVFLRNEKGQLTTYEIDNSETVSDFKRKVESREGVAVSQQRLIHQGREMVSGKLEDYHVRPLSTIEMTFRLRGG, encoded by the coding sequence ATGGAGATAACCATCACCATGTTGACTGGGACATCCCAAACGCTGACAGTGCACCCCCACGACACTGTGAGGACACTCAAAAACCTCATTCAGACCAAATTTGGTATCCCCGCTCATACGCAGAAGCTGATATTGGACGGCACCGGCAGCCACAGGACGCCTCTCGATGACGATGACTCGACCGTCAGCTCCTGCGGCCTGCAGGCCGGATCCCGGGTGTGTCTGCTGGTCAAGGAATCCGAGCTTTTCCAGGTGTTTTTAAGAAACGAAAAAGGGCAACTGACTACCTATGAGATCGACAACAGCGAGACGGTGAGCGACTTCAAACGGAAGGTGGAGAGCCGAGAGGGGGTTGCGGTGAGCCAGCAGAGGCTCATTCATCAAGGTCGCGAAATGGTGAGCGGGAAGCTGGAGGACTACCATGTCCGACCTTTGAGCACCATCGAAATGACATTTCGCCTGAGAGGAGGCTAA